A section of the Kribbella sp. HUAS MG21 genome encodes:
- a CDS encoding GuaB3 family IMP dehydrogenase-related protein, with the protein MTEIEIGRAKRGRQAYAFDDIAIVPSRRTRDPEEVSVAWQIDAYRFELPILAAPMDSVMSPATAIAIGKAGGLGVLNLEGLWTRYEDPTGLLEEITTLDAQRATHRLQEIYAAPIKPELISQRVQEIRDSGVTVAGALSPQRTKQFAKHVVDAGVDLFVIRGTTVSAEHVSGQAEPLNLKQFIYDLDVPVIVGGCATHQAALHLMRTGAAGVLVGFGGGAAHTTRKVLGVAVPMASAVADVAAARRDYMDESGGRYVHVIADGSVGRSGDVAKAIACGADAVMVGSPLARASDAPGGGYHWGAEAWHQDLPRGERVEVGVTGTMEQILFGPSWVPDGTMNLVGALKRAMATTGYTELKEFQRVEVVVG; encoded by the coding sequence ATGACCGAGATCGAGATCGGCCGCGCCAAGCGCGGGCGGCAGGCGTACGCGTTCGACGACATCGCGATCGTGCCGTCGCGGCGGACGCGGGATCCCGAGGAGGTCTCGGTCGCCTGGCAGATCGACGCGTACCGGTTCGAGCTGCCGATCCTGGCCGCGCCGATGGACTCGGTGATGTCGCCGGCCACCGCGATCGCGATCGGCAAAGCCGGCGGTCTCGGCGTGCTCAACCTCGAAGGCCTCTGGACGCGGTACGAGGACCCGACCGGCCTGCTCGAGGAGATCACCACGCTCGACGCGCAGCGGGCGACGCACCGGCTGCAGGAGATCTACGCGGCGCCGATCAAGCCCGAGCTGATCTCCCAGCGGGTGCAGGAGATCCGCGACTCCGGCGTGACGGTCGCCGGTGCGCTGTCGCCGCAGCGCACGAAGCAGTTCGCCAAGCACGTCGTGGACGCGGGCGTCGACCTGTTCGTCATCCGCGGTACGACGGTGTCCGCCGAGCACGTGTCCGGCCAGGCGGAGCCGCTCAACCTGAAGCAGTTCATCTACGATCTCGACGTCCCGGTGATCGTCGGCGGCTGTGCGACGCACCAGGCGGCGTTGCACCTGATGCGGACCGGCGCGGCCGGAGTCCTGGTCGGCTTCGGCGGCGGCGCGGCGCACACCACCCGGAAGGTGCTCGGAGTCGCGGTGCCGATGGCGTCGGCGGTCGCGGACGTGGCGGCCGCGCGGCGGGACTACATGGACGAGTCCGGCGGGCGGTACGTGCACGTCATCGCGGACGGCTCGGTCGGGCGGTCCGGCGACGTGGCGAAGGCGATCGCCTGCGGCGCGGACGCGGTGATGGTCGGCTCGCCGCTGGCCCGCGCCAGCGACGCGCCCGGCGGCGGGTACCACTGGGGCGCCGAGGCGTGGCACCAGGACCTGCCGCGCGGTGAGCGGGTCGAGGTCGGCGTCACCGGCACGATGGAGCAGATCCTGTTCGGCCCGTCCTGGGTCCCCGACGGCACGATGAACCTCGTCGGCGCCCTCAAGCGCGCGATGGCCACCACCGGCTACACCGAACTCAAGGAATTCCAGCGCGTCGAGGTAGTCGTCGGTTGA
- a CDS encoding alpha/beta fold hydrolase, whose protein sequence is MTGVLLLHGSSGAPDLDRARLVEAAGYDVLVPRWDVTYEVPLESFPVGEIAARNDRVVVMGSSWGAEAALLLGVLDERVDSVVAFAPSAYVWGRTLEDGRQRSAWTWQGEPLPFVPYDEDWKPDEEPPSYTGLYRQSVQVAGAAAEPARIPVERIRGEVLLVVGGDDKVWPAAEFADEITRRRGDRPTRTVAVAAAGHRAVLPGEEPKTAGKRMARGGTEAADRELGRLAWPEILRVLAG, encoded by the coding sequence ATGACCGGCGTACTGCTCCTCCATGGCTCGAGCGGTGCGCCGGACTTGGATCGGGCCCGGCTGGTCGAGGCTGCGGGGTACGACGTGCTCGTGCCGCGGTGGGACGTGACGTACGAGGTGCCGTTGGAGTCGTTCCCGGTCGGTGAGATCGCGGCCCGGAACGACCGGGTGGTCGTGATGGGGAGTTCGTGGGGTGCCGAGGCGGCGCTGCTGCTGGGGGTGCTCGACGAGCGGGTGGACTCGGTCGTCGCGTTCGCCCCGAGCGCCTACGTCTGGGGACGCACTCTCGAGGACGGCCGCCAGCGGTCGGCGTGGACCTGGCAAGGGGAGCCGCTGCCGTTCGTGCCGTACGACGAAGACTGGAAGCCGGACGAGGAGCCGCCGAGCTACACCGGGTTGTACCGCCAGAGCGTGCAGGTAGCCGGTGCTGCCGCCGAGCCGGCGCGGATCCCGGTGGAACGGATCCGCGGCGAGGTGCTGCTGGTGGTGGGCGGCGACGACAAGGTGTGGCCCGCGGCCGAGTTCGCGGACGAGATCACCCGACGGCGCGGTGACCGGCCGACGCGGACCGTGGCGGTCGCTGCCGCCGGGCATCGCGCGGTACTGCCGGGCGAGGAGCCGAAGACCGCCGGGAAGCGGATGGCGCGCGGCGGCACCGAAGCGGCCGACCGCGAGCTCGGCAGGCTGGCGTGGCCCGAGATCCTCCGGGTGCTCGCCGGCTGA
- a CDS encoding TIGR03086 family metal-binding protein, producing the protein MDAVELHNRTVRDFAELVGGIGTDQWGSPTPCSDWDVRTLVNHVVGEERWAVPLMEGRTIAEVGDTLDGDLLGDDPYAAASEAARAAEDAATWSIEKVHLSYGDEDPHEYLRQVAADHLIHGWDLAVAIGAQPRLDPELVDEVATWFADREQLYRSAGMVAEHLDGFTDAGDALLGAFGRDPRWSPADGVVARFNAAFDRADLDAIMDLVTEDCVWESTSPAPDGVRFEGAATVREEWAKLFEGTADPHFETEETVVLGDRAVVRWRYSWGEEGGGRGHVRGVDVLRLRDGKVAEKLSYVKG; encoded by the coding sequence ATGGATGCTGTGGAGCTGCACAACCGTACGGTCCGGGACTTCGCGGAGCTGGTCGGCGGGATCGGGACGGACCAGTGGGGGTCGCCGACACCGTGCTCGGACTGGGACGTCCGGACGCTGGTGAACCACGTCGTCGGCGAGGAACGCTGGGCCGTGCCGCTGATGGAGGGCAGGACGATCGCCGAGGTCGGGGACACCCTCGACGGCGACCTGCTGGGGGACGATCCGTACGCCGCGGCGTCGGAGGCGGCGCGTGCGGCGGAGGACGCGGCGACCTGGTCGATCGAGAAGGTGCACCTGTCGTACGGCGACGAGGATCCGCACGAGTACCTGCGCCAGGTCGCGGCGGACCATCTGATCCACGGCTGGGACCTGGCCGTGGCGATCGGCGCCCAGCCGCGGCTGGACCCGGAGCTGGTCGACGAGGTCGCGACCTGGTTCGCGGACCGGGAGCAGCTCTATCGCTCGGCCGGGATGGTCGCCGAACACCTCGACGGGTTCACCGATGCCGGCGACGCGCTGCTCGGCGCGTTCGGCCGCGATCCGCGCTGGAGTCCGGCCGACGGGGTGGTGGCCCGCTTCAACGCGGCGTTCGACCGGGCGGATCTCGACGCGATCATGGATCTCGTCACCGAGGACTGTGTGTGGGAGTCGACCTCGCCGGCACCCGACGGAGTCCGGTTCGAGGGGGCGGCCACTGTCCGGGAGGAGTGGGCCAAGTTGTTCGAAGGGACGGCTGACCCGCACTTCGAGACCGAGGAGACCGTCGTCCTCGGCGATCGGGCCGTGGTGCGCTGGCGGTACTCGTGGGGCGAGGAGGGCGGCGGTCGCGGGCACGTCCGCGGGGTTGACGTACTGCGGCTCCGCGACGGGAAGGTCGCGGAGAAGCTGTCGTATGTGAAGGGTTAG
- a CDS encoding succinic semialdehyde dehydrogenase, whose amino-acid sequence MSEQTSIPADPELDPTASYATDQSVIRRLSGLLRATAGTRTSYAPATGQPIADLPVSSEADVVAAVRAARKTQQTWRRVPLAERAAILLRYHDLVLDHRHELVDLIIRESGKARKQAFEELAHVALTARYYGRKAFELLEPQRKLGIFPLLTRAETRFVPKGVVGIISPWNYPLTMAISDGLPAILAGNTVVHKPDSQTPLTALRGIELLYEAGLPREAWLAVNGDGPTVGGALIQNADYICFTGSTKTGRLVAKQAGERLIGCSLELGGKNPMLVLRDADINRAAEGAIRACFANAGQLCVSMERLYVADQVYDAFVTAFVDRVKKLRLSAGTGWDVDMGSLISKAQLETVTRHVEDARSKGATVLAGGKPRPDIGPLFYEPTVLSGVTPAMECFDNETFGPVVSIYRFSDESEAIQRANEGEYGLNASVWTRDGRRGRAVAAQLMAGTVNVNEGYGATFGSIDTPMGGMRSSGLGRRQGVEGIRRYVEPQAIATQRLIPIAASHGLSEEKFAELMTGALRVLKKIGRP is encoded by the coding sequence ATGAGCGAGCAGACGTCGATTCCCGCTGACCCGGAGCTCGATCCGACCGCGTCGTACGCGACCGACCAGTCGGTCATCCGGCGGTTGTCCGGGTTGCTGCGCGCGACGGCCGGCACGAGGACGTCGTACGCGCCGGCGACCGGGCAGCCGATCGCGGATCTGCCGGTGTCGAGCGAGGCGGACGTGGTCGCGGCGGTCCGCGCGGCGCGGAAGACGCAGCAGACCTGGCGCCGGGTGCCGCTCGCCGAGCGCGCCGCGATCCTGCTGCGCTACCACGACCTGGTGCTCGACCACCGGCACGAGCTCGTCGACCTGATCATCCGCGAGTCCGGCAAGGCGCGGAAGCAGGCGTTCGAGGAGCTCGCCCACGTCGCGCTGACCGCGCGGTACTACGGCCGCAAGGCGTTCGAGCTGCTCGAGCCGCAGCGCAAGCTCGGGATCTTCCCGCTGCTCACGCGGGCCGAGACGCGGTTCGTGCCGAAGGGCGTCGTCGGCATCATCTCGCCGTGGAACTACCCGCTCACGATGGCGATCTCCGACGGGCTGCCGGCGATCCTGGCCGGCAACACGGTCGTCCACAAACCCGACAGCCAGACGCCGCTGACCGCGCTGCGCGGTATCGAGCTGCTGTACGAGGCCGGGCTGCCCCGCGAGGCCTGGCTCGCGGTGAACGGCGACGGCCCGACGGTCGGCGGCGCGCTGATCCAGAACGCCGACTACATCTGCTTCACCGGCTCCACGAAGACCGGCCGCCTGGTGGCGAAGCAGGCCGGTGAGCGCCTGATCGGCTGCAGCCTTGAGCTCGGCGGCAAGAACCCGATGCTGGTACTGCGGGACGCCGACATCAACCGTGCCGCGGAAGGCGCGATCCGCGCCTGCTTCGCGAACGCGGGCCAGCTCTGCGTCTCGATGGAGCGCCTGTACGTCGCCGACCAGGTGTACGACGCCTTCGTCACCGCCTTCGTGGACCGGGTGAAGAAGCTGCGCCTGAGCGCCGGCACCGGCTGGGACGTCGACATGGGCTCGCTGATCTCGAAGGCGCAGCTGGAGACCGTGACCAGGCACGTCGAGGACGCACGGTCGAAGGGCGCGACCGTCCTCGCCGGCGGCAAGCCACGACCCGACATCGGCCCGCTGTTCTACGAGCCGACCGTGCTGTCCGGTGTCACACCGGCGATGGAGTGCTTCGACAACGAGACGTTCGGCCCGGTCGTCTCGATCTACCGGTTCTCCGACGAGTCCGAGGCGATCCAGCGCGCGAACGAGGGCGAGTACGGCCTGAACGCGAGCGTCTGGACCCGCGACGGCCGCCGCGGCCGCGCGGTCGCCGCGCAACTGATGGCCGGCACCGTCAACGTCAACGAGGGGTACGGCGCGACGTTCGGGTCGATCGACACCCCGATGGGCGGCATGCGGTCGTCCGGCCTCGGCCGCCGCCAGGGCGTCGAGGGCATCCGCCGGTACGTCGAACCCCAGGCGATAGCGACCCAGCGGCTGATCCCGATCGCCGCCTCGCACGGCCTGTCCGAGGAGAAGTTCGCCGAGCTGATGACGGGCGCCCTGCGGGTCCTGAAGAAGATCGGCCGCCCGTGA
- a CDS encoding GMC family oxidoreductase, which yields MNFDYDVVVIGSGFGGSVSALRLTEKGYRVAVLEAGARFDDASFAKNSWDKKRFLFAPRLGWYGIQRISALRDVIILSGAGVGGGSLVYANTLYEPLPAFYTDRQWAHVTDWKSELAPYYDQAKRMLGVTTYPGFTPADKVMKQVADDMGVGDTFHPTPVGVFFGEPGVEVDDPYFGGAGPRRTGCTNCGECMTGCRHNAKNTLMKNYLYLAEKAGAEVYSLTTVTSVEPLPDGGYAVDTRRTSNRKVTRRLTAQQVVFAASALGTAKLLHRLRDEGKLPRLSDRLGVLTRTNSESLLGAISRDTDVDYSQGVAITSSFHPDEITHIEPVRYGKGSNVMSLLQTVLTDGDGDKPRWRTWLRELGVQRKNIRKLYDLKHWSERTVIALVMQTADNSITTYGKRDRFGRWRLTSKQGHGAPNPSWIPVANQVVRRMAKLMNGTPGGTIGEPFNVPMTAHFIGGCTIGDSPATGVVDPYHRVYGYDGLHIVDGSTISANLGVNPSLTITAQAERALAFWPNKGAADPRPAVGAGYERIQPVPPGHPVVPASAPGALRLPIVPKQAVTEP from the coding sequence GTGAATTTCGATTACGACGTCGTCGTCATCGGGTCCGGCTTCGGCGGTTCGGTCAGCGCGTTGCGGCTGACCGAGAAGGGCTACCGGGTCGCGGTCCTGGAGGCCGGGGCGCGGTTCGACGACGCGTCGTTCGCGAAGAACTCCTGGGACAAGAAGCGGTTCCTGTTCGCGCCGCGGCTCGGCTGGTACGGCATCCAGCGGATCAGCGCGCTGCGCGACGTGATCATCCTGTCCGGCGCCGGGGTCGGCGGCGGCAGCCTGGTGTACGCGAACACGCTGTACGAACCGCTGCCCGCGTTCTACACCGACCGCCAGTGGGCGCACGTCACCGACTGGAAGTCCGAGCTCGCGCCGTACTACGACCAGGCGAAGCGGATGCTCGGCGTCACGACGTACCCGGGGTTCACTCCGGCCGACAAGGTGATGAAGCAGGTCGCGGACGACATGGGCGTGGGGGACACGTTCCACCCGACGCCGGTCGGCGTGTTCTTCGGCGAGCCGGGCGTCGAGGTCGACGACCCGTACTTCGGCGGCGCCGGACCGCGCCGTACCGGCTGCACCAACTGCGGCGAGTGCATGACCGGCTGCCGCCACAACGCCAAGAACACCCTGATGAAGAACTACCTCTACCTGGCCGAGAAGGCCGGCGCGGAGGTCTACTCGCTGACCACGGTCACCTCGGTCGAACCGCTGCCGGACGGCGGGTACGCCGTGGACACCCGGCGGACGTCGAACCGCAAGGTCACGCGCCGCCTCACCGCCCAGCAGGTGGTGTTCGCCGCCTCCGCCCTCGGTACGGCGAAGCTCCTGCACCGGCTGCGCGACGAGGGCAAGCTGCCGCGGCTGTCGGACCGGCTCGGCGTGCTGACCCGGACCAACTCCGAGTCGCTGCTCGGCGCGATCTCGCGGGACACCGACGTCGACTACAGCCAGGGCGTGGCGATCACGTCGTCGTTCCACCCGGACGAGATCACCCACATCGAGCCGGTGCGGTACGGCAAGGGCAGCAACGTGATGTCGCTGCTGCAGACCGTGCTGACCGACGGCGACGGCGACAAGCCGCGCTGGCGGACCTGGCTGCGCGAGTTGGGTGTGCAACGGAAGAACATCCGCAAGCTGTACGACCTGAAGCACTGGTCCGAGCGGACCGTGATCGCGCTGGTGATGCAGACCGCGGACAACTCGATCACGACGTACGGCAAGCGGGACCGGTTCGGCCGCTGGCGGCTGACGTCGAAGCAGGGCCACGGCGCCCCGAACCCGTCCTGGATCCCGGTCGCGAACCAGGTCGTCCGCCGGATGGCGAAGCTGATGAACGGTACGCCGGGCGGCACGATCGGGGAGCCGTTCAACGTCCCGATGACCGCGCACTTCATCGGCGGCTGCACGATCGGCGACTCCCCGGCGACCGGCGTCGTGGATCCGTACCACCGCGTCTACGGGTACGACGGCCTGCACATCGTGGACGGCTCCACGATCTCCGCGAACCTCGGCGTGAACCCGTCGTTGACGATCACCGCCCAGGCCGAGCGGGCGCTCGCGTTCTGGCCGAACAAGGGCGCGGCGGACCCGCGGCCGGCGGTCGGCGCGGGGTACGAGCGGATCCAGCCGGTGCCGCCCGGGCATCCCGTCGTACCGGCCAGTGCTCCCGGCGCGTTGCGGCTGCCGATCGTGCCGAAGCAGGCCGTGACAGAGCCGTAA
- the bioB gene encoding biotin synthase BioB, translated as MGEILDVAREQVLEQGIGLSQEQLVEVLRTPDDQLPELLALAHDVRVKWCGEEVEVEGIISLKTGGCPEDCHFCSQSGQFTSPVRAVWLNIPELVEAAKETAKTGATEFCIVAAVRGPDERLMSQVKAGIEAINAEVDINIACSLGMLTQAQVDELKSWGVHRYNHNLESARSYFGDVVTTHSFEERWETCLMVRESGMELCCGGLVGMGESLEQRAELAAQLAELDPHEVPLNFLNPRPGTPFGDLDVMDGKDALRTIAAFRLAMPRTVLRYAGGRELTLGDLGTREGLLGGINAVIVGNYLTTLGRPATADLDLLAELKMPVKELQKTL; from the coding sequence ATGGGTGAGATCCTGGACGTGGCGCGTGAGCAGGTTCTGGAGCAGGGCATCGGGCTGAGCCAGGAGCAACTGGTCGAGGTTCTCCGGACGCCCGACGACCAGCTGCCGGAGCTGCTGGCGCTGGCGCACGACGTCCGGGTGAAGTGGTGCGGCGAGGAGGTCGAGGTCGAGGGGATCATCTCGCTGAAGACCGGCGGCTGCCCCGAGGACTGCCACTTCTGCTCGCAGTCCGGCCAGTTCACCTCGCCGGTGCGCGCGGTCTGGCTGAACATCCCCGAGCTGGTCGAAGCCGCCAAGGAGACCGCGAAGACCGGCGCCACCGAGTTCTGCATCGTCGCCGCGGTCCGCGGGCCCGACGAGCGGCTGATGAGCCAGGTGAAGGCCGGGATCGAGGCGATCAACGCCGAGGTCGACATCAACATCGCTTGCTCGCTCGGCATGCTCACCCAGGCCCAGGTCGACGAGCTGAAGTCGTGGGGCGTGCACCGCTACAACCACAACCTCGAGTCGGCCCGGTCGTACTTCGGCGACGTCGTCACCACGCACTCGTTCGAGGAGCGCTGGGAGACGTGCCTGATGGTGCGCGAGTCCGGGATGGAGCTCTGCTGCGGCGGCCTGGTCGGGATGGGCGAGTCGCTCGAGCAGCGCGCCGAGCTGGCCGCGCAGCTCGCCGAGCTCGATCCGCACGAGGTCCCGCTGAACTTCCTCAACCCGCGGCCGGGGACGCCGTTCGGCGACCTGGACGTGATGGACGGCAAGGACGCGCTGCGCACGATCGCGGCGTTCCGCCTCGCGATGCCGCGGACGGTGCTGCGGTACGCCGGCGGCCGCGAGCTGACCCTCGGCGACCTGGGCACCCGCGAAGGCCTGCTCGGCGGCATCAACGCCGTGATCGTCGGCAACTACCTGACCACCCTCGGCCGCCCGGCGACCGCCGACCTGGACCTCCTCGCCGAGCTGAAGATGCCGGTGAAGGAACTGCAGAAGACGCTGTGA